The Rhodospirillaceae bacterium genome contains a region encoding:
- the ppdK gene encoding pyruvate, phosphate dikinase produces MRDSALEKAITAAGGTASLARSINVTPQAISQWERVPAERVIAVEEATGGKISRSDLRPDLYPNGGAVGSIGVAGTDGKWVYFFGDGEAEGCAEMKNLLGGKGANLAEMSAIGIPVPPGFTVTTGVCTYFYDNGRVYPDDLTEQVNAGLARIEATIGAKFGDPINPLLVSVRSGARASMPGMMDTVLNLGLNDETVEGLAKHSGDARFAYDSYRRFIQMYSDVVLGVDHYTFEELLDLAKEDKGVHQDTDLTADDLKDLVALYKATVEKDSGKPFPQDPHDQLWGAVGAVFGSWMNQRANTYRALHNIPDAWGTAVNVQAMVFDNMSDDCATGVCFSRDPSVGDNDFYGEYLVNAQGEDVVAGIRTPQQITIAGKQAQDSDLPAMEEAMPEMYRELVALRDKLERHYRDMQDMEFTIQKGKLWMLQTRNGKRTSKASLKIAVDMANEGLITRQEAVERIDPAQLDQLLHPTLDPNAKRTILSRGLPASPGAASGKIVFTAEDAEDWVQKGEKVILVRRETSPEDIGGMHVAEGILTTRGGMTSHAAVVARGMGTPCVSGAGDIQVDVKEKYLRVRDEILHEGDIMTLDGSTGEVFLGRVATIEPEMTGDFGTLMEWVDDIRTLKVRTNAETPKDAETARKFGAEGIGLCRTEHMFFEQDRIISVRQMILAADEGGRAAALNRLLPHQRGDFVSLFKIMGGLPVTIRLLDPPLHEFLPHSEAEIAEVAASSGVSVETVHNALNRLSELNPMLGHRGCRLGVTYPEIYAMQARAIFEAAIEVANKGTSVLPEIMIPLVSTKLELDLMKTVVDDVAADVFEKAGQSVAYMVGTMIELPRAALKAGEIAESAEFFSFGTNDLTQTTLGMSRDDCAPVLEVYMAKGIYERDPFATLDREGVGELIEIAVERGRKTRSDIKLGICGEHGGDPDSIAFCQEVGLDYVSCSPYRVPVARLAAAQAALKSRS; encoded by the coding sequence GGCGATGGCGAGGCAGAAGGCTGCGCAGAGATGAAAAACCTGCTCGGCGGGAAGGGCGCAAACCTTGCTGAAATGAGTGCGATTGGTATTCCGGTTCCGCCTGGCTTCACGGTTACAACAGGTGTCTGCACCTACTTTTATGACAATGGCCGCGTGTATCCCGATGACCTCACTGAACAGGTTAATGCGGGCTTGGCCCGCATTGAAGCGACCATCGGTGCTAAATTTGGTGACCCGATTAATCCGCTTCTTGTGTCCGTCCGCTCGGGCGCGCGTGCTTCAATGCCGGGTATGATGGACACAGTCCTAAATCTAGGCTTGAACGATGAAACGGTTGAGGGATTGGCTAAGCACTCCGGCGATGCCCGTTTTGCCTATGACAGCTATCGTCGTTTTATCCAAATGTACTCAGATGTTGTCCTTGGTGTTGATCACTACACTTTTGAGGAGCTGCTGGACCTTGCCAAAGAGGATAAGGGTGTTCATCAAGACACAGATCTAACGGCAGACGATCTAAAAGACCTGGTGGCGCTGTATAAAGCCACTGTCGAAAAAGATAGCGGCAAGCCGTTTCCACAAGACCCCCACGATCAATTGTGGGGCGCTGTCGGCGCTGTGTTCGGAAGTTGGATGAACCAACGCGCCAACACGTATCGCGCACTTCATAATATTCCTGACGCCTGGGGCACGGCTGTTAACGTCCAGGCTATGGTGTTCGATAATATGAGCGATGATTGCGCCACCGGAGTTTGTTTCTCGCGCGATCCATCCGTTGGTGACAACGATTTTTACGGTGAATATCTGGTCAATGCGCAGGGCGAGGATGTCGTCGCTGGAATTCGTACACCTCAGCAAATCACCATTGCGGGCAAGCAGGCCCAGGACTCAGACTTGCCAGCCATGGAAGAAGCCATGCCTGAGATGTATCGGGAATTGGTTGCGCTGCGCGATAAGCTTGAGCGTCATTATCGCGATATGCAGGACATGGAATTCACCATCCAAAAGGGCAAGCTTTGGATGCTGCAAACACGTAATGGCAAACGCACGTCGAAGGCGTCTCTCAAAATTGCCGTCGATATGGCCAATGAAGGTCTGATCACGCGCCAAGAAGCCGTCGAACGCATAGACCCAGCCCAATTAGATCAACTGCTACATCCCACGCTGGACCCCAACGCGAAGCGCACGATTTTATCGCGAGGTTTACCGGCGTCACCAGGGGCGGCTTCGGGCAAAATCGTATTTACCGCTGAGGACGCTGAAGACTGGGTGCAAAAGGGCGAGAAGGTTATTTTGGTGCGCCGGGAAACCAGCCCAGAGGATATCGGTGGCATGCACGTCGCCGAGGGTATTCTCACCACTCGCGGTGGCATGACCAGTCATGCGGCCGTGGTGGCCCGTGGCATGGGAACGCCTTGCGTTTCTGGGGCCGGTGACATTCAGGTTGATGTCAAAGAAAAGTATCTTCGTGTGCGGGATGAAATCCTTCATGAGGGCGATATCATGACGTTGGATGGCTCTACCGGCGAAGTTTTCTTAGGCCGGGTTGCGACGATTGAGCCAGAAATGACCGGAGACTTTGGCACACTCATGGAATGGGTCGATGACATTCGGACTCTCAAAGTGCGGACCAATGCAGAGACCCCCAAAGATGCTGAAACAGCCCGTAAATTTGGGGCTGAAGGCATTGGCCTGTGCCGCACGGAACACATGTTCTTTGAGCAGGATCGCATCATCAGTGTGCGCCAGATGATTCTGGCGGCTGACGAAGGTGGCCGGGCGGCGGCGCTCAATCGGCTGTTACCCCATCAACGCGGCGATTTTGTCTCCCTGTTCAAGATCATGGGTGGTCTGCCGGTCACAATTCGCCTGCTTGATCCGCCCTTGCACGAATTTCTGCCGCACAGCGAAGCAGAGATTGCAGAAGTCGCTGCATCGTCTGGTGTGTCTGTCGAAACAGTGCATAACGCGCTCAACCGGTTGAGCGAATTGAACCCAATGTTGGGGCATCGCGGGTGCCGTTTAGGGGTTACCTATCCAGAGATCTATGCCATGCAGGCCCGCGCCATATTTGAGGCCGCCATAGAGGTTGCCAATAAAGGAACGAGTGTCTTACCGGAAATTATGATTCCACTTGTGAGCACCAAGCTGGAACTCGACCTGATGAAGACGGTTGTGGATGACGTTGCCGCAGATGTGTTTGAAAAAGCAGGTCAGTCGGTCGCCTATATGGTGGGGACAATGATCGAATTACCGCGTGCCGCACTCAAGGCTGGAGAAATTGCAGAAAGTGCTGAATTTTTCAGTTTTGGCACCAACGATCTCACGCAAACCACATTGGGGATGTCTCGGGACGACTGTGCGCCGGTGTTGGAGGTCTATATGGCGAAAGGGATTTATGAACGTGATCCGTTCGCCACGCTGGACCGTGAGGGTGTTGGTGAGTTGATCGAAATTGCTGTTGAACGTGGCCGCAAAACCCGAAGTGATATCAAGCTTGGCATCTGCGGTGAGCATGGTGGTGATCCGGACTCCATTGCCTTTTGCCAGGAGGTCGGCCTTGATTACGTCTCCTGTTCGCCGTATCGCGTTCCGGTCGCAAGACTGGCGGCAGCGCAGGCGGCTCTCAAGAGTCGGTCGTAA
- the asnB gene encoding asparagine synthase (glutamine-hydrolyzing) — protein sequence MCGIAGGMTTNGAVPLDSVLTSLQTSLRHRGPDGSGRHTADAVGLVHTRLAIIDPAHGAQPFVSEQGVAVIANGEIYNDLEIRQTLASQTYRTQSDNESILHAYLSEGVAYTSLLRGMFAVAVYDPRSRTLILSRDPFGIKPLYYTETSTGFWFASEAQALVKAGLLAATENTTARDELLALQFSNGDETALAGIRRVPPGTTLLVRNGKILDRIQIDAIARQAEASGDAASEFEALLFDSVRVHLRSDVPYGIFLSGGLDSAAVLTAMAEFEEQPVIAYTAGFANSSVHDERTQAALVAAATGADHRPIEISESDFWNTLPAIAACLDDPVADYAAIPTYHLARAASQDVKVVLTGEGGDEVLGGYGRYRSGQRPWPFRKAPWARHALARVNVLRSSSKTWRSAIVAQEKDIEAQLWSRLQKLQGLDIATWLPNDLLTKVDRCLMAHGVEGRVPFLDRSFASFAFHLKDSEKISGRLGKNILRQWLAEKMPVSQPFARKRGFSVPVGAWIQSHGKVLGPLVANQPGVVRICEPSRVTDLFKSINTRTAFSAWVLLFYALWHQCHILGIGHAGSVAEVLAES from the coding sequence ATGTGTGGTATTGCCGGGGGCATGACAACGAATGGCGCGGTGCCTTTGGATTCCGTGCTCACGTCTTTGCAGACATCCTTACGACATCGCGGCCCAGATGGTTCTGGACGTCATACTGCTGATGCGGTCGGTCTGGTTCACACGCGACTTGCGATCATTGATCCGGCCCATGGGGCCCAGCCATTCGTGTCAGAGCAAGGTGTTGCGGTCATCGCGAACGGCGAAATCTACAACGACCTAGAAATCCGCCAAACACTTGCATCACAGACTTATCGGACACAAAGCGACAATGAATCTATTTTGCACGCTTACTTAAGTGAGGGGGTGGCGTATACGAGCTTGCTGCGGGGTATGTTTGCGGTTGCAGTGTATGACCCAAGATCAAGAACGTTGATTTTGTCGCGTGATCCATTTGGAATTAAACCGCTCTATTATACGGAAACCTCCACCGGATTCTGGTTTGCGTCTGAAGCACAAGCGCTTGTGAAAGCAGGGCTATTAGCAGCGACCGAAAACACAACCGCACGGGATGAATTGCTCGCACTGCAGTTTAGTAATGGCGACGAAACAGCTTTGGCCGGTATTCGGCGCGTTCCGCCCGGGACCACACTGCTCGTCCGAAACGGAAAAATTCTAGATCGGATCCAGATTGATGCGATTGCTCGTCAGGCTGAGGCAAGCGGTGACGCCGCATCTGAGTTTGAGGCGTTATTGTTTGATTCCGTTCGCGTTCATCTTCGGTCTGACGTTCCCTATGGCATCTTCCTCTCTGGTGGGCTCGATTCGGCAGCCGTTCTGACAGCTATGGCTGAATTCGAAGAGCAACCGGTGATCGCCTATACAGCTGGTTTTGCGAACTCCAGTGTCCATGATGAGCGCACACAGGCGGCCTTGGTTGCGGCAGCGACAGGCGCAGACCACAGGCCCATAGAAATTTCCGAAAGCGACTTTTGGAACACACTGCCGGCCATTGCTGCTTGTCTGGATGATCCGGTGGCCGATTATGCGGCCATTCCAACTTATCATTTAGCCAGAGCGGCCTCTCAAGATGTGAAAGTGGTTCTGACCGGCGAGGGGGGTGATGAAGTCCTTGGGGGGTATGGCCGCTATCGTAGCGGTCAGCGCCCTTGGCCGTTTCGGAAAGCGCCCTGGGCCCGACATGCGCTTGCGCGCGTCAACGTTTTGCGATCGTCGAGTAAAACGTGGCGTAGCGCAATTGTGGCACAGGAAAAAGACATTGAGGCGCAGCTCTGGTCGCGTTTGCAGAAGCTGCAGGGATTAGACATCGCGACGTGGTTGCCGAATGATCTCCTGACGAAAGTTGATAGGTGCCTCATGGCCCATGGCGTTGAGGGGCGCGTTCCGTTTTTAGACCGCTCATTCGCCTCTTTTGCTTTTCATCTGAAAGACAGCGAGAAAATTTCAGGCCGCCTTGGTAAAAATATTCTCAGACAATGGTTGGCGGAAAAGATGCCGGTCTCACAACCCTTTGCGCGCAAAAGAGGTTTCTCCGTACCTGTCGGCGCGTGGATTCAGTCCCACGGGAAAGTGTTGGGGCCCTTGGTTGCGAATCAGCCCGGAGTCGTCCGCATTTGTGAGCCATCCCGCGTAACTGACTTGTTTAAGTCGATAAACACCCGCACCGCCTTCTCAGCCTGGGTGCTGTTGTTTTATGCGCTTTGGCATCAATGTCATATTTTAGGCATTGGCCACGCTGGTTCAGTCGCCGAGGTGTTGGCGGAGAGCTGA
- a CDS encoding glycosyltransferase, producing MNIVMFDDSVPFDGFTAATKPLGGAEKAFAALAGALAKAGHTVTVINRCKHALMAEGARWRPWDANRPAEADVLIALKTPELLGGVRRVDSRVLLVPGDPKYLGTAQNAELLASYAPRLLFLTERQAEMYGGRLSAVIAPPGVNKAFFPEKKEIDLYSDANHPAIPPDEPEKPEEDVQPELPPPHAVVTTHPLHGLSRVLELWRDKINPANANASLTVYSAVLAKGMVGEEVPDVIAPVLELVKSCADANVGVSAPKGDRAMAEAYRQSRVHLYPGHPRDFACWTLRDSQASGLPAVAFNKGGVEDVIDNGKTGFIVPDDDAFANVALQLLNDDAVYQSFSEAASAVERRKTWAATADIVTQLWL from the coding sequence ATGAATATAGTGATGTTTGATGATTCCGTGCCGTTCGACGGCTTCACCGCAGCGACTAAGCCGCTCGGAGGGGCCGAGAAGGCTTTTGCGGCGCTGGCTGGGGCTTTGGCAAAAGCTGGGCACACGGTCACCGTTATCAACCGCTGCAAGCATGCCTTGATGGCTGAGGGTGCCCGCTGGCGGCCCTGGGATGCGAACCGTCCTGCTGAGGCAGATGTTCTGATCGCGTTGAAGACGCCAGAGCTCTTGGGTGGTGTGCGGCGGGTGGATTCCCGCGTGCTGTTGGTCCCTGGAGACCCAAAATATCTTGGAACCGCGCAAAACGCTGAACTGCTGGCCTCTTATGCGCCGCGTTTACTGTTCCTCACGGAGCGTCAGGCTGAGATGTATGGTGGCAGACTGTCTGCGGTCATCGCCCCACCTGGTGTGAACAAAGCTTTTTTCCCCGAGAAAAAAGAAATTGATTTGTACTCCGACGCCAATCATCCCGCGATTCCGCCCGATGAACCGGAGAAGCCGGAAGAAGACGTGCAGCCTGAGTTGCCGCCACCTCATGCGGTCGTGACCACACATCCGTTGCACGGGTTATCGCGTGTTCTTGAGTTATGGCGGGATAAAATCAATCCAGCCAATGCGAACGCGTCTCTGACGGTCTACTCCGCTGTCCTCGCTAAAGGTATGGTCGGTGAGGAAGTGCCCGATGTGATCGCGCCCGTGTTAGAATTGGTGAAATCCTGTGCTGACGCGAATGTTGGCGTCTCGGCACCAAAGGGAGACCGGGCGATGGCTGAAGCCTACCGTCAATCCCGCGTGCACCTGTATCCCGGACATCCCCGTGACTTTGCCTGCTGGACACTGCGCGACAGCCAAGCTTCGGGCCTACCTGCCGTCGCGTTTAACAAAGGTGGCGTTGAAGATGTGATCGACAATGGAAAAACCGGCTTCATCGTTCCAGATGATGATGCCTTTGCCAATGTTGCGCTCCAACTTCTAAATGATGATGCTGTTTATCAGTCTTTTAGTGAAGCGGCATCCGCAGTTGAACGCCGCAAGACCTGGGCGGCGACAGCAGATATCGTCACCCAACTTTGGTTGTAG
- a CDS encoding folate-binding protein: MSQPHYTRLEGRAILVVNGEDAVSFLQGLVSNDVEKVTAAHSIWSAFLTPQGKFLHEFMMVHQPNGLYLDCEADRADDLMMRLKRFRLRSKVELEVATSLSVAAVWGDTPGADLPLESEAGRTFNLDGLHIYYDPRLADAGLRLIGTHDALTQVQQAQKWTLASQSDYDAHRIALGLPDGSRDLEVEKALLLENGFEELGGVDFKKGCYIGQELTARTHYRALIKKRLLPVTFQGKAPPLGSPLTVDGKDAGEMKSSADGRGLALIRLATWRAASEGDLTSIVGTVKVQPSSWMVLPEQSES, encoded by the coding sequence ATGTCACAACCGCATTATACCCGCCTTGAAGGCCGCGCAATTCTTGTTGTAAATGGTGAGGATGCAGTCTCTTTCTTGCAGGGACTGGTGTCGAACGATGTCGAGAAGGTGACAGCGGCTCACTCCATCTGGTCCGCCTTTCTGACACCCCAGGGTAAATTTCTGCACGAGTTCATGATGGTTCATCAACCAAACGGACTCTATCTGGACTGCGAGGCGGACCGGGCGGACGATCTGATGATGCGGCTTAAGCGGTTTCGCTTGCGGTCTAAGGTCGAACTGGAGGTCGCGACATCGTTGAGCGTTGCTGCCGTTTGGGGCGACACCCCTGGTGCTGATCTGCCCCTCGAATCTGAGGCAGGCCGCACTTTCAACCTTGACGGTCTGCATATTTATTATGACCCGCGTTTGGCAGATGCTGGCCTGCGTTTGATTGGCACTCACGACGCTCTGACACAAGTGCAGCAAGCCCAGAAGTGGACGTTAGCAAGCCAATCCGATTACGATGCACACCGCATAGCGCTCGGCTTGCCTGATGGCAGCAGGGATTTAGAAGTGGAAAAAGCCTTGCTGTTGGAAAACGGCTTCGAGGAGCTCGGCGGCGTCGATTTCAAAAAGGGCTGTTACATTGGCCAGGAGTTAACCGCTCGAACCCATTACCGCGCTTTGATCAAGAAGCGCCTTCTTCCCGTGACATTTCAAGGCAAAGCTCCTCCCCTTGGCTCACCTCTAACAGTCGATGGTAAGGATGCCGGTGAAATGAAAAGTTCTGCTGATGGTCGTGGGCTCGCGCTTATACGTCTGGCAACTTGGCGTGCTGCTTCAGAAGGTGATCTCACCAGTATAGTTGGCACCGTAAAGGTACAGCCATCCTCATGGATGGTTCTACCCGAGCAATCGGAGAGTTAA
- a CDS encoding glycosyltransferase family 9 protein: protein MRILFITATRIGDAVISTGLLDHLVQTYPNAKLTIACGPLAASLFADVPNLERVIVLAKKPYGQHWFSLWQEVRKVKWDVVVDLRRSLIPYLVHTRQRYRLGPDDDRSHRVQLLSGLFGLSPPADPKIWLSDHHKTGALDILGGDEPYIALCPIAARPEKTWSSENFTALARTILAEEGWFADNKILLVGAEADRSILTQMAQALPQERCGLLIGCSDLLTVAAVLAKCQFTIANDSGLAHLSAAVGSPTVALFGPTRADLYRPWGARVTVVQAPNISNGRAMSDISVGEVLDACHAVVT, encoded by the coding sequence ATGCGCATCCTGTTTATAACGGCGACACGCATTGGTGATGCCGTTATTTCGACAGGTTTGCTTGACCACCTGGTTCAGACATACCCAAACGCGAAGTTAACAATTGCTTGTGGCCCTTTGGCGGCCAGCCTTTTTGCAGATGTTCCCAACTTGGAGCGAGTCATCGTTCTGGCCAAGAAACCCTACGGACAACATTGGTTCAGTCTGTGGCAAGAGGTTCGAAAAGTGAAATGGGATGTGGTCGTTGATCTGCGCCGGTCTCTGATTCCGTATCTTGTGCATACGCGCCAGCGGTATAGGCTAGGTCCAGATGATGATCGCTCGCATCGTGTTCAACTGCTGAGCGGCCTGTTCGGTTTATCTCCGCCCGCTGATCCCAAAATATGGTTGAGCGATCACCATAAGACCGGAGCGTTGGACATTCTGGGCGGTGACGAACCTTACATTGCGCTATGCCCTATTGCTGCACGGCCAGAAAAAACCTGGTCTTCCGAGAATTTCACGGCTTTGGCGCGGACAATCCTCGCAGAAGAAGGTTGGTTTGCAGACAACAAGATTCTGCTTGTTGGTGCAGAAGCGGATCGCTCAATTTTGACTCAGATGGCACAGGCGCTTCCACAGGAAAGATGCGGGCTGTTAATTGGATGCTCTGACCTGTTGACCGTCGCCGCCGTGCTGGCCAAGTGTCAGTTCACAATTGCGAATGACTCAGGCTTAGCGCATTTATCAGCCGCCGTTGGATCCCCCACAGTAGCGTTGTTCGGGCCGACACGTGCTGATTTATATCGTCCCTGGGGGGCACGCGTAACCGTTGTGCAGGCCCCGAATATCTCAAACGGTCGTGCCATGTCAGATATTTCAGTTGGTGAGGTTTTGGACGCCTGTCACGCTGTTGTGACGTGA
- a CDS encoding NAD(P)H-binding protein, which yields MIRFFITVLCAGFGMANLTTDAIAADLKPILVIGATARSAPQIMLQALDQGRRVTGLARSPERIEINHANFMAVEGDVYDVDSLANAMRGDEVVISLVGPSYVPGKEVTSVDLYSVGTAAIITAMRRKGNERLIVTSSGGVEMIPDEKPTTEGFSENFVWQKRGLYLDMQRMERIVSNSDLEYVILRPRGFRDHPKKNNLLISDGVPTPNPSSILGYADFAALVLELSEGGQYLNRAIGVYTNAFDTVP from the coding sequence GTGATCCGCTTTTTCATCACGGTCCTGTGTGCGGGCTTTGGCATGGCAAACTTAACCACCGATGCCATTGCCGCAGACCTCAAACCGATATTGGTTATTGGCGCGACGGCAAGGTCTGCCCCGCAAATCATGTTGCAAGCATTAGACCAGGGGCGACGCGTGACGGGTCTCGCGCGATCCCCGGAGCGCATTGAGATTAACCATGCTAACTTTATGGCGGTCGAAGGGGATGTTTATGACGTCGACAGCCTTGCCAACGCGATGCGTGGGGATGAAGTAGTCATTTCTTTGGTTGGCCCATCCTACGTGCCCGGCAAAGAAGTGACGTCTGTCGATCTCTACTCGGTCGGCACGGCTGCAATTATTACCGCCATGCGCCGCAAAGGAAATGAACGGCTTATTGTCACCAGTTCTGGCGGCGTCGAGATGATTCCCGATGAAAAGCCAACCACGGAGGGTTTTTCTGAGAACTTTGTCTGGCAAAAGCGCGGCTTATACCTAGACATGCAGCGCATGGAACGGATCGTTTCCAACAGCGATCTGGAATACGTGATCTTGCGCCCGCGCGGGTTTCGCGATCACCCCAAGAAGAACAATCTCTTGATCTCAGACGGCGTTCCCACGCCAAACCCGTCGAGCATTCTCGGTTATGCAGATTTCGCGGCGCTCGTGCTCGAATTGAGTGAAGGGGGTCAATATCTCAACCGCGCGATCGGTGTTTATACGAACGCGTTCGACACAGTGCCTTAA
- a CDS encoding glycosyltransferase family 4 protein, with the protein MKILHAISSSDDGAVQRAFEQTVTALARTDHAQRVVIPKDERLAMRLRSVGLESLELPFRARFDFSSKRRLNNEISAFDADLVLSWTPEVSNDVTPAHGGRGQAKHLGVVGEAFASSQYESCDHLLTFSQQRVDRVISAGWPPEKVTKLPPIIVSDGIKPHDRKMFFTPATAKLVVVVGNLTTGQGFQMLMEAIGRISGIYVWIVGEGPDKKKLDDQALEIGIKPRTRFLGAQSDIMPLIAAADIVISPATKDDVGEQVLRAWGCGKAVIAADAIGPGLLVRHRETGVLVPVEDARSLAEAIKWVNQDSDFSSRIAVAGAEEFAKSHSEAVVIPKYEALFQTIVTSRADPAPSDQ; encoded by the coding sequence ATGAAGATACTGCATGCCATATCCAGCAGTGACGACGGCGCTGTCCAACGCGCTTTTGAGCAGACAGTCACGGCATTGGCGCGCACTGATCATGCGCAACGCGTTGTGATACCCAAAGATGAACGGCTTGCAATGCGATTGCGATCTGTAGGGCTTGAGTCCTTGGAATTGCCTTTTCGGGCACGGTTCGATTTTTCCAGTAAGAGACGATTGAACAACGAGATTTCAGCATTTGATGCGGATTTAGTGCTGAGTTGGACCCCTGAGGTCTCCAACGATGTTACGCCAGCACATGGTGGGCGTGGACAGGCGAAACACCTTGGTGTTGTTGGCGAAGCTTTCGCATCTTCGCAATATGAGTCTTGTGATCACCTCCTTACTTTCAGCCAACAGCGCGTCGATCGCGTTATTTCGGCAGGTTGGCCACCTGAAAAAGTCACTAAGCTCCCTCCAATTATCGTCTCTGATGGGATTAAACCCCATGACAGGAAAATGTTTTTTACACCTGCTACAGCAAAGTTGGTGGTTGTGGTTGGCAATCTAACAACGGGACAAGGCTTTCAGATGTTAATGGAAGCTATTGGCCGGATTTCTGGCATCTATGTATGGATCGTTGGTGAGGGGCCAGATAAAAAGAAATTAGATGATCAGGCTCTTGAAATTGGCATTAAACCACGGACCCGGTTTTTGGGCGCGCAGAGCGACATCATGCCACTTATTGCGGCTGCCGATATTGTGATCTCTCCCGCAACTAAAGATGATGTTGGTGAGCAAGTGCTTCGCGCCTGGGGGTGCGGAAAGGCCGTTATTGCCGCAGATGCCATCGGGCCGGGGTTGCTCGTGCGCCATCGTGAGACGGGTGTTCTGGTGCCTGTTGAGGATGCACGCAGCTTGGCCGAAGCCATCAAATGGGTAAATCAAGATTCTGATTTTTCAAGTCGTATTGCCGTTGCTGGAGCCGAGGAGTTTGCTAAATCTCATAGTGAAGCTGTGGTTATTCCAAAGTACGAGGCTCTTTTTCAAACCATTGTAACCAGTCGCGCAGATCCCGCGCCATCTGATCAGTAA